The Proteus vulgaris genome has a segment encoding these proteins:
- the ugpC gene encoding sn-glycerol-3-phosphate ABC transporter, ATP-binding protein, whose amino-acid sequence MTTVTLTNLEKRYPNGHQAISKLNLSIEQGEMVVLVGPSGCGKSTLLRMIAGLETITQGDLLIDHLRVNEHEPSERDIAMVFQNYALYPHMSVYNNMAYGLRNRKTPKAKIEELVANAAQMLEISHLLDRKPKELSGGQRQRVAMGRAIVRKPKVFLFDEPLSNLDAKLRVQMRLEIKKLQRKLSTTSIYVTHDQVEAMTLADKLVVLNQGNIEQVGTPLDIYESPASVFVATFMGSPAMNILDTPINHGVIEVADGHIPVSSQHLPYQAIKLGLRPEHLLISHQHALFHVEVEFIEALGADVLIYATTCGKQKQSIVIRAPNDHGVNIGHKIGLTIHPENLHFFDEQTGKRINRPFMLISELMVS is encoded by the coding sequence ATGACAACCGTCACTCTCACTAATTTAGAAAAACGTTATCCGAATGGGCATCAAGCCATTTCAAAATTAAATCTTTCTATTGAGCAAGGTGAAATGGTGGTATTAGTCGGCCCCAGTGGCTGCGGCAAATCAACATTACTGCGAATGATTGCAGGGTTAGAAACCATTACACAAGGCGATTTACTTATTGATCATTTGCGTGTTAATGAACATGAACCCAGTGAGCGTGATATCGCTATGGTGTTTCAAAACTATGCCCTTTACCCTCATATGTCGGTTTATAACAACATGGCATATGGCTTGCGTAATCGAAAAACACCAAAAGCAAAGATTGAAGAACTCGTCGCAAATGCTGCTCAAATGCTGGAAATCAGCCATTTACTTGATAGAAAACCCAAAGAGCTCTCCGGTGGACAACGACAACGAGTGGCAATGGGCCGGGCGATTGTCCGTAAACCTAAAGTCTTTTTATTTGATGAGCCACTCTCTAACCTTGATGCAAAATTACGTGTACAAATGCGCCTAGAGATTAAAAAGCTACAACGAAAGCTCTCAACAACTTCAATTTACGTGACACATGATCAAGTTGAAGCAATGACATTAGCCGATAAGCTGGTAGTGCTAAATCAAGGTAATATAGAACAAGTGGGTACCCCGTTAGATATTTACGAAAGCCCAGCCTCTGTATTTGTTGCCACTTTTATGGGTTCTCCTGCAATGAATATTTTAGACACTCCGATTAATCATGGTGTGATTGAAGTCGCGGATGGCCATATTCCTGTTTCATCTCAGCACCTTCCTTATCAAGCCATTAAATTAGGTTTGCGTCCTGAGCATTTACTCATTAGCCATCAACATGCTCTTTTTCATGTTGAGGTTGAATTTATTGAAGCATTAGGTGCTGATGTTTTAATTTATGCCACTACCTGTGGCAAACAAAAACAATCTATCGTTATTCGCGCACCGAACGATCATGGTGTTAATATTGGTCATAAAATAGGTCTTACGATCCATCCTGAAAACCTACATTTCTTTGATGAGCAAACGGGGAAACGCATTAATCGCCCTTTTATGCTTATCAGTGAATTAATGGTTTCATAA
- the ugpE gene encoding sn-glycerol-3-phosphate ABC transporter, permease protein: protein MVERRPLFHAFCHFILIVGILSVAFPVWIALVATTHQNTEFATGSPLWFGTEGLSIFKTLLSQVGTTQNSAISINSMLLNSLIMALVITIGKLVISILSAYAVVFFRFPGRMLAFWTIFFTLMLPVEVRIMPTFEVVTNLNMLNSYAGLTVPLIASATATFLFRQFFLTITPELIEAAKIDGAGPIRFFFTILLPLSRTNIAALFVITFIYGWNQYLWPMLITTDTHYYTIVMGIKQMVAVSDGVIEWNKIMATTLIAMLPPVFIVILMQRAFVKGFIDTEK from the coding sequence ATGGTTGAACGCAGACCTTTATTTCATGCTTTTTGCCACTTTATTCTCATTGTTGGCATTCTTTCTGTAGCATTCCCTGTTTGGATAGCACTTGTCGCAACAACACATCAAAATACCGAGTTTGCCACAGGATCGCCCCTTTGGTTCGGTACGGAAGGCTTAAGCATTTTTAAAACACTATTGTCACAAGTAGGTACAACACAAAATAGTGCTATTTCCATTAACAGTATGTTGTTGAATTCACTAATTATGGCATTAGTGATCACCATCGGGAAATTAGTGATTTCGATTTTATCGGCTTATGCTGTCGTATTTTTTCGCTTTCCTGGTCGTATGCTTGCCTTTTGGACTATCTTTTTTACGCTAATGTTGCCTGTTGAAGTCCGTATTATGCCAACATTTGAGGTTGTCACTAACCTTAATATGCTGAACTCTTATGCGGGACTAACAGTTCCATTAATTGCCAGTGCTACCGCTACTTTTTTATTCCGCCAATTCTTTCTTACTATCACTCCTGAGCTCATTGAAGCAGCTAAAATCGATGGCGCAGGCCCAATAAGATTCTTTTTCACCATCTTACTTCCTCTTTCACGTACCAATATTGCCGCCCTATTTGTTATCACATTTATTTATGGCTGGAATCAATATCTTTGGCCAATGCTGATCACAACAGATACCCACTACTACACTATTGTGATGGGGATAAAACAGATGGTTGCGGTTTCTGATGGTGTTATTGAATGGAACAAAATTATGGCAACCACGTTAATTGCGATGTTGCCTCCTGTCTTTATCGTCATTCTGATGCAAAGAGCCTTTGTAAAAGGCTTTATTGATACGGAGAAATAA
- the ugpA gene encoding sn-glycerol-3-phosphate ABC transporter, permease protein, whose translation MASQSIYFKQKWLPLALIFPQLAITLIFFIWPAGQAFFQSFQLEDAFGLSSEFVGFENFQRLFSNRYYFDSLITTLIFSTSVVFLSMLSALVLAGIAEQILRGKLFYRTILISPYAIAPVIAGFLWLFMLDPTIGVLSQQLKKIGINWDPVLNTHHAMWMVILTATWKQVSYNFLFFLAALQSVPKSLLEAAAIDGSGPIKRFITISFPLISPTTFFLLVVNFAYAFFDTFAIIHAMTQGGPGSSTSTLVYKVYNDGFVGLDLGSSAAQSVILMFIVAILTVIQFRYVEKKVAY comes from the coding sequence ATGGCTTCTCAATCCATTTATTTTAAACAAAAATGGTTACCTCTAGCGCTAATTTTTCCTCAATTGGCTATTACGCTTATCTTTTTTATTTGGCCAGCAGGACAAGCTTTCTTTCAGTCATTTCAATTAGAAGATGCGTTTGGCCTAAGTAGTGAGTTTGTCGGCTTCGAAAATTTTCAGCGTTTATTTAGCAATCGTTACTATTTTGACAGTTTAATCACGACATTAATTTTTAGCACCAGTGTTGTCTTTCTTTCTATGCTATCTGCACTTGTGTTGGCCGGCATTGCCGAACAAATTTTACGAGGTAAGCTGTTTTATCGCACGATATTAATTTCCCCCTACGCCATTGCGCCGGTTATCGCCGGCTTCCTTTGGTTATTTATGCTTGATCCCACAATTGGTGTATTAAGCCAACAATTAAAGAAAATAGGAATTAATTGGGATCCCGTACTTAATACACACCACGCTATGTGGATGGTGATTTTAACAGCAACCTGGAAACAAGTGAGCTATAACTTTTTGTTTTTCCTCGCCGCCTTACAATCTGTTCCTAAATCATTGTTAGAAGCGGCCGCTATTGATGGTAGCGGGCCTATTAAACGTTTTATAACGATAAGTTTCCCGCTCATTTCACCGACCACTTTTTTCTTACTGGTCGTGAATTTTGCCTACGCTTTTTTTGATACTTTCGCCATTATCCATGCCATGACACAAGGTGGCCCTGGCAGTAGCACATCAACTTTAGTGTATAAAGTTTATAACGACGGTTTTGTGGGATTAGATTTAGGCTCCTCCGCAGCACAATCCGTTATTTTGATGTTTATTGTCGCGATATTAACCGTGATCCAATTTCGTTATGTTGAGAAAAAGGTGGCTTACTGA
- the ugpB_1 gene encoding glycerol-3-phosphate ABC transporter substrate-binding protein, with product MMGAKKAVFPVYQLMEKTNEPFDPNSYLSTVTGYYTTSDGKMMSLPFNSSTPVLYYNKALFKKAGVDHPPKTWKEMETVSQKLLDSGVKCGFTTTWQSWTQIENFGARNNLPIATKNNGFDGFDTTFLFNKAPFVAHIQQMADWSKSGIFKYGGRQSDSMPLFYTQECAMVMESSAGFAGIKENMKGIDIGVSQLPYDDTLVQKPANTIIGGASLWVMSGRPDAEYDGVAKFFTYLSSPEVQADWHQATGYLPVTKAAYALTQQQGFYQKNPGADTAILQMTTSEPTANSKGLRFGNFLQTREIVDEELEKVWSGKQSAQVALDNAVKRGNEQLRRFERTQ from the coding sequence ATGATGGGCGCTAAAAAAGCGGTTTTTCCTGTTTACCAATTAATGGAAAAAACCAACGAGCCTTTTGATCCTAATAGCTATTTATCTACAGTCACGGGCTATTACACCACCAGCGATGGCAAAATGATGTCACTGCCTTTTAATAGCTCAACCCCCGTCCTTTATTACAACAAGGCTCTCTTTAAAAAAGCAGGTGTAGATCACCCTCCTAAAACATGGAAAGAAATGGAGACAGTGTCTCAAAAATTACTCGACTCAGGTGTGAAATGTGGTTTTACCACCACATGGCAATCATGGACACAAATAGAAAACTTTGGGGCGCGTAATAATTTACCTATTGCTACCAAAAATAATGGTTTTGATGGCTTTGATACTACTTTCCTATTTAATAAAGCCCCTTTCGTTGCGCATATTCAACAAATGGCAGATTGGTCTAAATCGGGCATTTTCAAATATGGCGGACGCCAGTCCGACTCTATGCCTCTATTTTATACCCAAGAATGCGCCATGGTGATGGAATCATCAGCCGGTTTTGCGGGTATTAAAGAGAATATGAAAGGAATTGATATTGGTGTTAGCCAATTACCTTATGACGATACACTTGTACAAAAACCCGCCAATACGATTATTGGGGGCGCATCGTTATGGGTTATGTCAGGGCGTCCTGATGCAGAATATGATGGCGTAGCAAAATTCTTTACCTATCTTTCAAGTCCCGAAGTACAAGCCGATTGGCACCAAGCAACTGGCTACCTTCCTGTCACTAAAGCGGCTTACGCGTTGACACAACAACAAGGTTTTTATCAGAAAAACCCTGGAGCAGATACCGCGATCTTGCAAATGACAACTTCAGAGCCTACCGCAAACTCCAAAGGATTACGCTTCGGTAATTTCCTGCAAACACGAGAAATTGTTGATGAAGAGTTAGAAAAAGTATGGTCAGGAAAACAGAGCGCTCAAGTTGCATTGGATAATGCTGTCAAGCGTGGAAATGAACAATTACGCCGTTTTGAACGGACTCAATAA
- the ugpB_2 gene encoding glycerol-3-phosphate ABC transporter substrate-binding protein — MSIKSITGLAVAMTLFASPTHAKTQIEWWHAMGGALGQKVNQIASDFNASQSEYEIKPVYKGTYAETMTSAVASFRAKKPTRYCPSF, encoded by the coding sequence ATGTCGATAAAATCAATAACGGGCCTTGCTGTTGCGATGACACTCTTTGCTTCACCTACACACGCAAAAACACAAATTGAATGGTGGCATGCAATGGGAGGTGCGCTTGGTCAGAAAGTTAATCAAATCGCATCTGACTTTAATGCGAGCCAATCTGAATATGAAATAAAGCCTGTTTATAAAGGCACTTATGCCGAAACCATGACTAGCGCAGTTGCTTCGTTTCGCGCTAAAAAACCAACCCGCTATTGTCCAAGTTTTTGA
- the ugpQ_1 gene encoding glycerophosphoryl diester phosphodiesterase, with product MKIAAHRGFSGKAPENTLAAFKMAIDFGCEWIETDVQLTADYVPVLIHDKTVNRCTNGQGAVRFHTLDDLHHLDAGSWFSSLYQGEKIPSLRQGLQLIKRSGTKLNIELKTWPDDDIERLCLAVSDMIKSADIPNEQILFSSFDTQALIVMKRYLPFIRRGQLWDEIPANALEILKAIDGFSVHCNYKYLTQEQAQWLKQAGYEIYCYTPNDPEEVKDFEQWGVDMLITDMPDVYQQDIDDIAK from the coding sequence ATGAAAATAGCTGCTCACCGAGGCTTTTCTGGAAAAGCCCCTGAAAATACGTTAGCTGCGTTTAAAATGGCGATTGATTTTGGGTGCGAATGGATTGAGACGGATGTGCAATTAACGGCAGATTATGTTCCTGTGCTTATTCATGATAAAACGGTTAATCGCTGTACTAATGGGCAAGGTGCTGTGCGTTTTCATACCTTGGATGATCTGCATCATCTTGATGCGGGGAGTTGGTTTAGTTCGCTTTATCAAGGTGAGAAAATTCCCTCTTTAAGACAAGGATTACAGTTAATTAAGCGTTCAGGAACAAAACTGAATATCGAGCTGAAAACATGGCCAGATGATGATATTGAACGCTTATGTTTAGCGGTCTCTGACATGATAAAAAGCGCAGATATTCCAAATGAGCAAATTTTGTTTTCTTCTTTTGATACACAAGCTTTAATCGTGATGAAGCGATATCTACCTTTTATTCGAAGAGGGCAATTATGGGATGAGATCCCCGCTAATGCGTTAGAAATATTAAAAGCCATTGATGGTTTTAGTGTGCATTGTAATTACAAATACCTCACACAAGAACAAGCGCAATGGTTAAAACAGGCCGGCTATGAAATTTATTGTTATACCCCGAATGATCCTGAAGAGGTAAAAGATTTTGAGCAATGGGGTGTTGATATGTTAATTACTGATATGCCTGATGTTTATCAACAGGATATTGATGATATAGCAAAATGA
- the arcC_3 gene encoding carbamate kinase — translation MKELVVVAIGGNSIIKDNASQSIAHQEQAVQEVAAHISDMVAEGYNIVLTHGNGPQVGLDLRRAEVAHVQEGLPLTPLANCVADTQGGIGYLIQQALTNQLRVQQNKQAITIISQVEVNKNDPNFVSPTKPIGAFFSEKEMVQLQQENPQWHFVEDSGRGYRRVVASPIPQHVIESKAIKSLSECGYVVIAVGGGGIPVIKNEHGNYQSVDAVIDKDLSSTLLAKELHADILIITTGVEKVCIHFGKPEQKALGETSVEEMTQYMHEGHFPPGSMLPKIEASLSFLAAGGKRVIITTPEKLASALKGETGTHIVA, via the coding sequence ATGAAAGAACTCGTTGTTGTTGCCATTGGAGGCAACAGTATTATTAAAGACAATGCCAGCCAGTCTATCGCTCATCAAGAACAAGCAGTACAAGAGGTTGCGGCCCATATTAGTGATATGGTGGCTGAAGGGTATAATATTGTTCTTACTCATGGTAACGGGCCACAAGTCGGGCTTGATTTACGCCGTGCGGAAGTTGCCCATGTACAAGAAGGTTTACCATTAACACCATTAGCCAATTGTGTTGCAGACACACAAGGGGGTATTGGTTATTTAATACAACAAGCGTTAACCAATCAGCTTCGTGTTCAACAAAATAAACAAGCTATTACCATTATCTCGCAAGTTGAAGTGAATAAAAACGATCCTAATTTTGTTTCTCCGACAAAACCTATCGGTGCTTTTTTTTCTGAGAAAGAAATGGTGCAATTACAACAAGAAAACCCTCAATGGCATTTTGTTGAAGATTCTGGTCGAGGATATCGCCGTGTTGTTGCCTCTCCAATTCCACAACATGTGATTGAATCTAAGGCAATTAAGTCACTATCAGAATGTGGCTATGTCGTGATTGCTGTAGGGGGGGGCGGTATTCCAGTTATCAAGAATGAACATGGTAATTACCAAAGTGTTGATGCGGTTATTGATAAAGATCTGTCCTCAACATTACTAGCAAAAGAATTACATGCAGATATTCTTATCATCACAACAGGCGTTGAAAAAGTCTGCATTCATTTCGGAAAACCAGAACAAAAAGCATTAGGTGAAACCTCGGTTGAAGAAATGACCCAATATATGCATGAGGGGCATTTTCCACCAGGCAGTATGCTTCCTAAAATCGAAGCGAGTTTGTCATTTTTAGCAGCTGGCGGGAAACGTGTGATTATCACAACGCCAGAAAAATTGGCTTCAGCCTTAAAAGGTGAAACAGGAACGCATATTGTTGCTTAA
- the cynX_2 gene encoding cyanate transport protein (MFS-family transporter) yields the protein MAWFALPASFAFIAILFSIKNSNTSANKISLNTLIWRPRTGLLILGFGCVNAGYASVVTWLAPFYQSLGMPSAQSGSLVAILSLFQASAALIIPFLAAKNHDRRFWLMLTLLSQFIGFGSIMTIPMSAPYLWSIFLGCGLGGCFSMMMIVALDHIPDPAQAGALSALMQGGGFIIAAFGPLVAVLLRQPDGSFTYAWAFHAILVIITIGLFLRLNPRNYAKAYPANHTI from the coding sequence TTGGCGTGGTTTGCCCTTCCTGCTAGCTTTGCATTTATTGCTATTCTTTTTTCTATTAAAAATAGCAACACCTCTGCCAATAAAATATCACTAAATACCTTGATCTGGCGACCTAGAACAGGGTTACTTATCTTAGGATTTGGTTGTGTTAATGCGGGATATGCTTCGGTGGTGACATGGCTAGCACCTTTTTATCAATCGCTAGGAATGCCAAGTGCCCAAAGTGGCTCTCTTGTTGCTATTCTTTCCCTTTTTCAAGCATCGGCAGCATTAATCATTCCATTCTTAGCGGCTAAAAATCACGATCGGCGTTTTTGGCTGATGCTAACATTACTAAGCCAATTTATCGGATTTGGCTCAATAATGACGATCCCTATGAGTGCCCCTTATCTTTGGAGTATTTTCTTAGGCTGTGGCTTAGGAGGATGTTTTTCCATGATGATGATCGTCGCACTCGATCACATCCCTGATCCGGCACAAGCTGGTGCACTATCAGCATTAATGCAAGGTGGCGGTTTTATTATTGCCGCATTTGGGCCATTGGTTGCTGTACTATTGCGCCAACCTGATGGAAGCTTTACTTATGCGTGGGCATTTCATGCCATTTTAGTCATTATTACGATAGGATTATTTTTACGACTCAATCCACGAAATTATGCGAAAGCTTATCCTGCCAATCACACTATTTAA
- the cynX_3 gene encoding cyanate transport protein (MFS-family transporter): MTALPRKKTWQIVLTIILVGINLRPFLTGPGPVIDNIIASTGMSYSQVSLLTLLPMLLMGIGALIVPFLQPYIQVRKGLLVAMLMLLIGSFSRAFVSDGHQLLLTALFCGLSVAYIQAVFPGIIKGWFGNRTPVMMGLYSAMLMGGGALGAQLSPLLTAPQWSLAKCFGVVCPSC, encoded by the coding sequence ATGACTGCCTTACCACGAAAAAAAACATGGCAGATTGTCCTGACGATTATTTTAGTCGGGATAAACTTACGCCCTTTTTTAACCGGCCCTGGCCCTGTTATTGATAATATTATTGCCTCAACAGGTATGAGTTATAGCCAAGTCTCATTACTCACACTATTGCCCATGCTGTTAATGGGAATAGGCGCGTTAATCGTTCCTTTTTTACAACCTTATATTCAAGTACGTAAAGGGCTTTTAGTCGCAATGTTAATGTTGCTTATCGGCTCATTTTCTCGTGCTTTTGTGTCTGATGGCCATCAACTATTACTGACTGCACTCTTTTGTGGGTTAAGTGTCGCCTATATTCAAGCAGTATTTCCTGGCATTATTAAAGGATGGTTTGGAAATAGAACACCTGTCATGATGGGGCTATATTCCGCCATGCTAATGGGAGGAGGTGCACTAGGTGCACAACTTTCTCCTCTTCTCACAGCCCCCCAATGGTCATTGGCAAAGTGCTTTGGCGTGGTTTGCCCTTCCTGCTAG
- a CDS encoding AIDA autotransporter-like protein ShdA, which yields MLPFVEANWLCNGMDNEVVLNGDKESSDIGKNIDELKIGLQGNVNDSSSLFIHFNVQKGSHDYQQIGGQVGYNYNW from the coding sequence TTGTTACCATTTGTTGAAGCTAACTGGTTATGCAACGGAATGGATAATGAAGTGGTTTTAAATGGCGACAAAGAAAGTAGTGATATCGGTAAAAATATTGATGAATTAAAAATAGGCTTACAAGGAAATGTGAATGACTCATCAAGCTTATTTATTCATTTTAATGTTCAAAAAGGTTCACATGATTACCAACAAATAGGTGGGCAAGTTGGTTATAACTATAACTGGTAA
- a CDS encoding Protein of uncharacterised function (DUF3307) has translation MYNFTLLISLYIAHITFDFYLQPKAWIEARNILHYKSKELYLHSLLQGGITFIILVLMSEISFSFICIYSLIVLITHYLFDLGKSYTDNSLRWFIIDQALHLFVITFLWIILVDQHTQIFHLLNFKNINYKYLIVILAYIIILKPISILIYMLLKKWTPVAEEGSTLVSAGQSIGYLERMLILTFILLNQFAAIGFLLAAKSIFRFGELQNDQDKKLTEYVMLGTLISFSISILIGLATTYLVTQLPIGK, from the coding sequence ATGTATAATTTCACGCTTCTTATTTCTCTCTATATTGCTCATATTACTTTTGATTTTTATTTACAACCGAAAGCATGGATAGAAGCGCGAAATATTCTACATTACAAATCTAAAGAGCTTTACTTACACTCACTACTACAAGGTGGGATAACTTTTATTATTCTAGTTTTAATGTCTGAGATAAGTTTTAGCTTTATTTGCATTTACAGTTTGATTGTATTAATAACACATTATCTTTTTGATCTTGGAAAATCTTATACTGATAACTCTTTAAGATGGTTTATTATTGATCAAGCTCTTCATTTATTCGTGATTACCTTTTTATGGATAATACTTGTTGATCAGCACACGCAAATATTCCATCTCCTTAATTTTAAAAATATTAACTATAAATATCTTATTGTTATTCTTGCCTACATCATTATTTTAAAACCTATTTCTATCCTTATTTATATGTTACTCAAGAAATGGACACCTGTCGCAGAAGAAGGCTCAACTCTCGTTTCTGCTGGCCAATCTATTGGTTACTTAGAAAGAATGCTTATTTTAACCTTCATTCTTTTAAACCAATTTGCAGCAATTGGTTTTTTATTAGCAGCCAAATCTATATTTAGATTTGGCGAATTACAAAATGATCAAGATAAAAAACTCACAGAATATGTTATGTTGGGTACGCTTATCAGCTTTAGTATCTCCATCCTTATCGGTCTTGCCACAACATACCTTGTCACGCAGTTACCCATAGGGAAATAA
- the fis gene encoding DNA-binding protein Fis, which translates to MFEQRVNSDVLTVATVNSQDQVTQKPLRDSVKQALKNYFAQLNGQDVNDLYELVLAEVEQPLLDMVMQYTRGNQTRAAQMMGINRGNTA; encoded by the coding sequence ATGTTCGAACAACGCGTAAATTCAGACGTACTAACAGTTGCCACCGTAAATTCACAAGATCAGGTGACCCAAAAACCTTTACGTGACTCAGTTAAACAAGCACTGAAGAACTATTTTGCTCAATTAAACGGTCAAGATGTTAATGACTTATATGAGCTGGTATTGGCTGAAGTTGAACAGCCATTGTTGGACATGGTAATGCAATACACCCGTGGCAACCAAACGCGTGCGGCACAAATGATGGGCATTAACCGCGGCAACACTGCGTAA
- the dusB_1 gene encoding tRNA-dihydrouridine synthase B, with product MQKHVRELHDFYGQGKGTRIARKHVSWYLKEHAPDDQFRRSFNAIEDASEQLEALEAYFENFLRK from the coding sequence ATGCAAAAGCATGTGCGTGAGTTGCACGACTTTTACGGTCAAGGCAAAGGAACTCGCATTGCACGCAAGCATGTCTCTTGGTATCTCAAGGAACATGCCCCTGATGACCAGTTTCGGCGCTCCTTCAACGCCATAGAGGATGCCAGCGAACAGCTGGAGGCGTTGGAAGCATATTTCGAAAATTTTTTGCGTAAATAA
- the dusB_2 gene encoding tRNA-dihydrouridine synthase B, producing the protein MRNIRALAVTVWPSFSSMRIGQYQLKNCLIAAPMAGVTDRPFRSLCYDMGAGMTVSEMLSSNPQVWQTDKSRLRMVHSDELGIRSVQIAGSDPVDMAAAAKINADSGAQIIDINMGCPAKKVNKKLAGSALLRHPDLVAEILSAVVNAVDVPVTLKIRTGWSPDERNCVEIAKLAERCGIQALTIHGRTRECLFKGEAEYDSIRTVKQNVSIPIIANGDITDPLKARAVLDYTGADALMIGRAAQGRPWIFREIQHYLDTGELLPPSTDCRGTTNNAKACA; encoded by the coding sequence ATGCGTAATATACGCGCCCTTGCAGTCACAGTTTGGCCCTCTTTTTCATCTATGCGAATCGGACAGTATCAGTTAAAAAATTGCCTTATCGCTGCGCCTATGGCTGGCGTTACAGACCGACCTTTTCGGTCGCTTTGCTATGACATGGGTGCGGGTATGACAGTTTCTGAAATGCTGTCTTCCAACCCTCAGGTTTGGCAGACAGACAAGTCTCGGTTACGAATGGTACATAGTGATGAATTAGGGATCCGCTCCGTACAAATTGCAGGAAGTGATCCCGTTGATATGGCGGCAGCTGCGAAAATAAACGCAGACAGTGGCGCTCAAATTATCGACATTAACATGGGTTGCCCTGCAAAAAAGGTGAATAAAAAGCTAGCGGGTTCAGCACTACTTCGTCATCCCGACCTTGTCGCAGAGATCCTCTCTGCTGTGGTTAACGCGGTAGATGTACCTGTTACTCTCAAGATCCGTACTGGCTGGTCACCTGATGAACGTAACTGTGTAGAGATTGCCAAATTGGCTGAACGTTGTGGTATTCAGGCTCTCACTATTCATGGACGTACACGCGAGTGTTTGTTCAAAGGTGAAGCCGAATACGACAGTATTCGGACAGTTAAGCAGAATGTTTCTATTCCCATTATTGCGAATGGAGACATAACAGACCCGCTAAAAGCCAGAGCAGTATTAGACTACACTGGAGCCGATGCTTTGATGATCGGTCGCGCTGCTCAGGGAAGACCCTGGATCTTTCGGGAAATCCAGCACTATCTGGACACAGGTGAACTGTTGCCCCCCTCTACCGATTGTAGAGGTACAACAAATAATGCAAAAGCATGTGCGTGA
- the prmA gene encoding ribosomal protein L11 methyltransferase: MPWIQLRLNATATNAEAIGDELVESGAVSVTFQDSHDTPIFEPLPGETRLWGDTDVIGLYDAETDMKIVVAMLENTPLLGQGFLHKIEQLEDKDWEREWMDNFHPMRFGERLWICPSWREVPDPNAVNVMLDPGLAFGTGTHPTTSLCLQWLDGLDLEGKTVIDFGCGSGILAIAALKLGATKAIGIDIDPQAIQASRDNAQRNGVSDALTLYLAKDQPDNLSADVVVANILAGPLRELAPVISTLPRQGGHLGLSGVLATQADGVAAAYEELFHLDPVAEKEEWCRITGMKK, from the coding sequence ATGCCTTGGATACAATTAAGACTTAATGCAACCGCCACTAATGCAGAAGCTATTGGTGATGAGTTAGTTGAAAGCGGTGCCGTTTCAGTGACATTCCAAGATAGTCACGATACACCTATCTTTGAACCTTTGCCGGGTGAAACTCGTCTATGGGGTGATACTGATGTTATCGGTTTATATGATGCAGAAACTGACATGAAAATCGTTGTGGCTATGCTAGAAAATACGCCACTGCTAGGTCAAGGCTTCCTGCACAAAATTGAACAACTTGAAGACAAAGATTGGGAGCGTGAATGGATGGATAATTTCCACCCTATGCGCTTTGGTGAACGTTTATGGATTTGCCCAAGCTGGCGAGAAGTACCTGATCCTAACGCTGTCAACGTCATGCTAGACCCTGGTCTTGCGTTTGGTACAGGTACCCACCCTACAACCTCATTATGCCTTCAGTGGCTTGATGGCTTAGATTTAGAAGGTAAAACGGTTATTGACTTTGGTTGTGGCTCTGGGATTTTAGCGATTGCGGCCTTGAAGCTAGGTGCAACAAAAGCGATTGGTATTGATATCGATCCGCAAGCCATCCAAGCAAGCCGTGATAATGCACAACGTAATGGTGTATCTGACGCACTCACACTGTATCTTGCAAAAGACCAGCCCGATAATCTCAGTGCTGATGTTGTCGTGGCAAATATTTTAGCGGGTCCACTGCGTGAACTCGCACCAGTTATCAGTACACTGCCTCGCCAAGGAGGGCATCTTGGCCTTTCTGGCGTATTAGCGACACAGGCCGACGGTGTTGCTGCTGCCTATGAAGAATTATTTCATTTAGATCCAGTGGCTGAAAAAGAAGAATGGTGTCGTATTACCGGTATGAAAAAATAA